The sequence ttttcttcttcaaatactTCTACAGACGTTTGTCCAAGCGGATCAGGTGAGTAGTGAACGTACCGAGGCGCCTCGATCATTCATACAGAGATGCTGCTGGTTTGTTCTTGAGTGTTTCTTACCTTGTACCCTTTAGGGGCGTTGATGATCCATGTGCAGTCTGTATTAGTGGGATATTCCAGTGGATAATTGGGAGATGTAAAAGTTCCACTCACAGCAGTCAGTATGCCTCCGCATTGCACTAGAGAATGAGAATGGCAGTGTGTGTGAAATGCTGGAAACCCTTTTTAACTTGGGACAGGAGAAGCAAAAGAACATGTAAATAATGGGCAGAGCTGGCTGATTGTAACTTCCGACAGCCCCTCGATGTGTAACTGTTCATGAATCAGTAAAGAGCACAGACAGGACTGCTTAAGACATTTAGAATTGCTTGGGTAAGAATTTGGGTAGTCTGTGATGCAAAACTTCCATTGTTCTCTGTCAGAAGCATGTTGCAGACATCTAGGAAGGGAATCAAACAGCAGATTTGAATTGGATAAGAACCTGCAGCCACACTGAGAAGAGGATGCACGAGGGATCTAACAGGTGGCTGTTGTCCAGTAACATCATAGCAAATTGGGCAGATAAAATCGATGGAACAATCTGTGTAAAAGATCATCTTCAGAAGACATGAGGCACATTGTACTTACTGCAGCCATAAAGCTTATTGATCTTTTGAATATCTCTAGGAGACATTGCTATTCTCTGTCCGATTTCTACCGTTTCATCTGGAATGGGTACAATAGTAGGCTGTCCAGTTGTATTTGAGAAAGCATCCCTGTGTAGATTTAAAGTAACAGTGTTTTAGTCAGATCAATACTGAAAAAGAGAAAAGATCTCATCACATTGTATGGTAGGTAATTGAGACAGGGTGAAGACCTGCActttcagctgctgcttcttACCTTCCATAATGCATGATGGAGGTGTAGTCGTATGGCATGCCCAAGGTGTTAATGTCCTGCTTGTTAAAGTTATGAGCTTGGTCTGTAAAGGAAAGGAGATGCTGCTACCCCAgaatctgtttctgtgttttacttCCAAACACCTATTGTAAAAGCATTAGTGAGAGGTCACCAATTATTCCATTTAAATGATAATGCATTGTGAAATCCAATTATGAACCCTGGCTGAACTGCACGCATTTGTTTTCAACATGCCATTAGAGGCATCAAAGAGTGTCGGGGTCTTTCCTTGACCACGATCCTTGCAATAAGGGCTGCCCAGTTAGTGCAGACTCCTCACTTTCTTGAGCTCTTCCTAACAGTTGAATCACACTGTATTTAGATAATGAAAAGCTATTGGGATACAAAGCCCTGGTAATGAAATATTCAAGCCCCGCTTTATTGTATTAGAACAATGTGTTGCTGCTCTCCACCCTcccctcagctctctctctctccagtgctcTTCATTGTGATTGTGTGAGCGCTCCAGGAAAGGACTCCTTGTGGTTTCCTTACCTTCTGGGATGTACTGCCAGTTGATTCTGACATAGCTGTCGCGGTCAGGTCTGCTCTGCTCGTGATAGAAGCCTAGCGAATGGATGAGCTCATGTTGAGCCGTGGCTTTGTAAACACAGCCTCCCTTTGACAGGGACACTTGCTGAGCGCCTTTATACTTTCCAATATTGGACCAGCAGCTATAGGTAGAAAGAGAATCTTGTTTAGAAATCTTGTACTTTTTTATCTATAAAAGTCATTGCATATTTGTGAAGTTTTGAGACATGCTTAGTATACACCTTTATCTTTGAATGGCACTGAAATGGTAGGGTTTGTCAGAGACACAGCAGAGTGGTCATTTACCCGTTCTGGGGACTGATATTTACGTAGTCTTTTTCTGTAGTTCGTGGTTTAAATCTAATGCAGGTCTGTACATCGAAGTCTGGGAACGCACTGGAGATTATTGCCTTCTCTTCAGCACCTGTAAAAAAGGATAAGCCAATTGAAACTCATTGATATTTG comes from Polyodon spathula isolate WHYD16114869_AA unplaced genomic scaffold, ASM1765450v1 scaffolds_3136, whole genome shotgun sequence and encodes:
- the LOC121311339 gene encoding high choriolytic enzyme 1-like — encoded protein: MDHKLVLATLALLLSVSQGKPLKGDQSGKGQRERSSPGIPEDKDVFSIILEANKEIKAHMMEGDIVVSNSRNAMNCPDNSCFWPKASDGFVYVPYTISSEYSAEEKAIISSAFPDFDVQTCIRFKPRTTEKDYVNISPQNGCWSNIGKYKGAQQVSLSKGGCVYKATAQHELIHSLGFYHEQSRPDRDSYVRINWQYIPEDQAHNFNKQDINTLGMPYDYTSIMHYGRDAFSNTTGQPTIVPIPDETVEIGQRIAMSPRDIQKINKLYGCSKYNVPHCGCRFLSNSNLLFDSLPRLQCGGILTAVSGTFTSPNYPLEYPTNTDCTWIINAPKGYKVSLTISSFDVEYSDDCSYDYLILRDGPKTTSPVQQTYCGSEPIPSFTSSGNAAVVQFHSDDVEVGKGFSAKYKF